The Arvicanthis niloticus isolate mArvNil1 chromosome 9, mArvNil1.pat.X, whole genome shotgun sequence genomic interval CCTAAATAGATACACAATGAAATTCCAAGGgtataatatgaatattttattatacactaccatttttaaatttgtaaagtGTAGTATTACCATTTACAACTCAAGTCATGTAAATACCATTTTTATTAACAGCATTTATATGATTGACACAGAGGTAGCTAAGAAAAACTCTCAGAAATATACTGTTTGATTCTCTTAACAAATGGGTAGTTTGGTAATAATGGCCATACTTATTCATAGTCCAGAATAGTGAAAAGTCTGTGATAATATATGTGTGgatgtgagagagaaaaagaggaggtggggagagagagggaaggaggtagaaagggagatggagagggaaatAATATCACTTGAAGCATATACtgactgagagagaaagaggaagagagaaagagaatatgagAATGTAATAATGTTACTTGAAGCATATTCTGACCAAGCTATCAAGAGACTGCTCCTATTTAGAACTGGATAGTTCTGAGGTAATTAAAAGGCTCAATAAACCATCTTTGGCTTCTTTACTATAGAGGCAATTTGATAATGATGGCCagagccatttatttattttaggaaatacAAAGGGGgcagtttaaattttaaatctacCACATACTTTATATACACACAGCTTCTCTGAGACAATCACACTCTGACACATGCTTTATCAGTTTCCATAGTATAAATATCTCAAGCTATCAACATGAGAGTAGGGATGGCATGTGGGGGCTCTGAAGGAGATATGCAGTAGCACACCACTCTACAGCGCTCTCAGCATGTAGACCATTGGTACCCAGCAGAGACAACAGCGAAATACAGCCAGGTGGTAGGAAGGACGAGCACTATTTATTTCCTTTGCTCTCAGTATAATTTAACTGCAATTTCATGTAATATTAAACAATGAATCCACAAAATTCCTGACATTTTCACAATCATCAGCATTTGTAAGTGGTATAAGCTGCCTTTATGACAACACCACTTGTGTACAGGTACATGCATACAagtatatttacatatgcatacatcTAGATCTACACTCACAAATATGTCCAGAAACATACATAATCCTATCAACCTATAAAGACGCTGGTGGTATTTAGTGTGGAAAGTATAACATAACAGTTATTAAACTAAGGGTTCAGATTCTTCCTCACATCCTTTCTGGGTTCCAACCCATAAATCAAGGGTCTCCTAGACTTCTGTTCCATTAACATACTCACACACGGTCTATAAACCCCAGATGTTCTTTACATGTATGGTAATGCTGGAGACACTTAAGTTTCATACTTCCCTATGAATacaaagtaaaattaatataGCCATCATATTTAAAGTACAATTTTGAAACACATTTGGAAGACATTACACAATTTCTAAGGTTTTTTTTAACcatattatttatatgaataatttCCCTTCAATACAATCTTTCaaatgaaagtttttattttcttgaaagctTTCATGCATTCCAACAAAATGGAATTTTCTAGTACACTGTGGTATTCTTTGGCAGGCTCTAAGCTCATTTTTAAAACTGAACAACTGACTTGACAGGCATGCAAAAGCTAACCATTCAGGATGCTAAGAGAGCTTTCACCCTCGTGTGGATTCTCTGATGCTTAGTGAGGACTGACCTCTGGCTGAAGGTCTTCCCACACACATTACACTCGTAGGGTTTCTCCCCTGTGTGAGTTCTCTGGTGTTTGGTAAGAGCTGATTTCTCACAAAAGGTTTTCCCACACTCATTGCACTTATAAGGTTTCTCGCCTGTGTGAGTTCTCTGGTGTACGATCAGGTTTGACTTGACACAAAATGACTTCCCACATTCACTGCATACAaatggtttctctcctgtgtgtgttctctgATGGACTGTCAGGGCTGACCTGTGGCAGAAGGATTTCCTACAGGCGttgcattcatagggtttctccccagtgtgtgttctttggtgttCAGTAAGGTTTGACTTGACACAGAATGTTTTCCCGCACTGCTTAcactcatagggtttctctcccgTATGTGTCCGCTGATGGTTGGTAAGGTGTGGCTTCTGAcagaaggctttcccacattcgGTACACTCATacggtttctctcctgtgtgtgttctctgATGTTGGGTAAGGTTCGATTTCTCCCAAAACATTTTACCACACTCACCACATTCAAACGTTTTTTCTCCCACGTGAGGTCTTCGAGACTGGGTGGGATGTGATTTTTTGCTAAAATTTTTCCTA includes:
- the Znf248 gene encoding zinc finger protein 248 isoform X2, which codes for MNLKNISAIIISKKSYSRKKLNEFNIYKKPLPDSRHERIPVGTKSCDYDGKGAVLGLCRDLSRPSDQPFEYDEAGRGFHAEVALCTSQSSQRGKTLYTYTECGRTFVDSLKLSVSQKTHLHMEPHECSICRKSFYVDLQFGPQRALSGNSPYERNEYEKLFCDRSAFVVHQEAYTRKIAQEYRVSDRSWGKPALCKHQIIQMGGKPYEYHENRKNFSKKSHPTQSRRPHVGEKTFECGECGKMFWEKSNLTQHQRTHTGEKPYECTECGKAFCQKPHLTNHQRTHTGEKPYECKQCGKTFCVKSNLTEHQRTHTGEKPYECNACRKSFCHRSALTVHQRTHTGEKPFVCSECGKSFCVKSNLIVHQRTHTGEKPYKCNECGKTFCEKSALTKHQRTHTGEKPYECNVCGKTFSQRSVLTKHQRIHTRVKALLAS